TTGGAACATTTAGAAACTCTATGGAACGCAGTACTTACCCAAGCTGAACAAAAAATTTCAAAACCGAGCTTCGATACATGGCTAAAATCGACAAAATTACTCGCACACAGCGGCACAAACGTAACGATTTCAGCACCTAACTCTTTTGCCCGTGATTGGCTTGAACAATACTACATTCATATGATTACAGGAATTTTAAACGAGTTAACCGGCGAAGATTTGGTCATTAAATTTGTCGTTCAGAAGGATCAAATCGCAGATGATTTCGAACTACCACCACCGATTACACAAGCAAAGTCAAATGAAAACTCAGACATTTCACCAGGTATGCTGAACCCAAAGTATACATTTGATACGTTCGTTATTGGCTCTGGTAACCGCTTCGCACACGCAGCGAGCTTGGCGGTCGCAGAAGCACCTGCAAAAGCATACAATCCCTTCTTCATCTACGGGGGCGTAGGTTTAGGCAAAACACACTTAATGCACGCAATTGGTCATTATGTAAAAGAACATAACCCAAAGGCGAATGTCGTGTATTTGTCATCCGAAAAATTTACAAATGAGTTTATTAACTCGATTCGTGACAACAAAGCAATTGATTTCCGCAATAAATACCGAAACGTCGACGTTTTACTAATTGATGATATTCAATTTTTAGCTGGGAAAGAATCAACACAAGAGGAATTTTTCCATACGTTTAATACGTTGCATGAAGAATCAAAGCAAATCGTCATTTCAAGTGACCGACCTCCTAAGGAAATTCCTACATTAGAGGATCGTTTACGTTCTCGCTTTGAGTGGGGTTTAATTACAGACATCGCACCACCTGATTTAGAAACGCGTATTGCGATTTTACGCAAAAAGGCAAAAGCAGATGGACTAGATATTCCAAATGAAGTTATGCTCTATATCGCCAATCAAGTCGACACGAACATTCGTGAGTTAGAGGGCGCGTTAATTCGCGTTGTTGCTTACTCTTCTTTAGTAAACAAAGATGTAACGCCGGAGCTCGCTGCTGAAGCATTAAAGGACATTATGCCAAACGCTAAACCGCGTAAAGTGTCCATTTTAGACATTCAAACAGCCACTGGAGAGCACTTTAGCATTCGTTTAGAGGA
The sequence above is a segment of the Solibacillus sp. FSL H8-0523 genome. Coding sequences within it:
- the dnaA gene encoding chromosomal replication initiator protein DnaA — translated: MEHLETLWNAVLTQAEQKISKPSFDTWLKSTKLLAHSGTNVTISAPNSFARDWLEQYYIHMITGILNELTGEDLVIKFVVQKDQIADDFELPPPITQAKSNENSDISPGMLNPKYTFDTFVIGSGNRFAHAASLAVAEAPAKAYNPFFIYGGVGLGKTHLMHAIGHYVKEHNPKANVVYLSSEKFTNEFINSIRDNKAIDFRNKYRNVDVLLIDDIQFLAGKESTQEEFFHTFNTLHEESKQIVISSDRPPKEIPTLEDRLRSRFEWGLITDIAPPDLETRIAILRKKAKADGLDIPNEVMLYIANQVDTNIRELEGALIRVVAYSSLVNKDVTPELAAEALKDIMPNAKPRKVSILDIQTATGEHFSIRLEDFSAKRRTKSIAFPRQVAMYLSRELTDFSLPKIGEEFGGRDHTTVIHAHEKISSLLKIDQQLQQDIKQIRSMLGK